A DNA window from Hordeum vulgare subsp. vulgare chromosome 1H, MorexV3_pseudomolecules_assembly, whole genome shotgun sequence contains the following coding sequences:
- the LOC123407804 gene encoding uncharacterized protein LOC123407804, producing the protein MASTTRKEDGPDKRVKQQQQGGTKLYSRMLSKEAAIAVPSFRVYYGVASAGSVPFLWESQPGTPKSSPSAAALPPLTPPPSYYAAGGKGGSTRGGASGSVRRWPGGVIALFRRPRRRTSPCSSSSYMSWSSSSSTASSMSPVFTVQSSPAARGAHRRAFSAGDIFEDAAAPSSCFGTDRECDRRVVKGCGVAVAVRNALATVVGHKPGGRATSAAA; encoded by the coding sequence atggcgagcaccaCGCGCAAGGAGGACGGGCCGGACAAGCGcgtgaagcagcagcagcagggggGCACCAAGCTCTACTCCCGGATGCTCTCCAAGGAGGCGGCCATCGCCGTGCCGTCCTTCCGGGTGTACTACGGCGTCGCCTCGGCGGGCTCCGTGCCCTTCCTCTGGGAGTCGCAGCCGGGCACGCCCAAGAGCTCGCCCTCCGCCGCCGCGCTCCCTCCGCTCACGCCGCCGCCCTCCTACTACGCGGCCGGCGGCAAGGGCGGCTCCACGAGGGGCGGCGCCTCGGGGTCCGTGCGGCGCTGGCCCGGCGGCGTCATCGCCCTCTTCCGGAGGCCGCGGCGCAGGACGtcgccgtgctcctcctcctcctacatgtcctggtcgtcctcctcgtccACCGCGTCTTCCATGTCGCCGGTGTTCACGGTGCAGTCTTCGCCCGCCGCGCGCGGCGCCCACCGACGAGCGTTCTCGGCCGGCGACATCTTCGAGGACGCGGCGGCGCCGTCGAGCTGCTTCGGGACGGACAGAGAGTGCGACAGGAGGGTGGTGAAGGGCTGCGGTGTCGCCGTGGCCGTCCGGAACGCGCTGGCCACCGTCGTAGGCCACAAGCCCGGCGGCCGAGCCACCAGCGCGGCGGCGTAG